Proteins encoded together in one Halothermothrix orenii H 168 window:
- a CDS encoding nucleoside kinase yields the protein MIEVYINEKKYSFDKGITVEEVVKETYNGNYREVVGAIVNNEVESLNYKLNNRSQVSFLTINDESGNRIYRRSLFFLLTRVIYYLYPGAKLSIEHSLGNGIYCELNKNTPITQSDLIKIKKRMEELVRKDLPINKIKVNKDKLEKIYTEQDFYDKVKLVKQLDISQWPVYELDGFYNYFYSILVPSTGYLDKFDIHFKMPGFILLYPFPGSNKEVSRYVEQPKLASIFYEYEKWGEIINVSNVSELNEVITNNDYGDIIRITEALHEKKIALIADEITEKIDNKRVILIAGPSSSGKTTFAQRLSIQLRVNGLRPVAISTDDYFVDRDKTPRDEEGNLDFEAIEAIDLKLFNEHLVKLLQGEEVEIPIYNFKKGKREPVGRHLKIEKDQPIIIEGIHGLNERLTAVIPKELKYKIYVSALTQLNIDRHNRIPTTDNRLIRRIVRDYYFRGHDAAKTIELWPAVRRGEEKNIFPYQENADIMFNSALTYELSVLKKYAFPILKEIKSGQDGYFEAKRLLEILSCFNSLPDEKDIPRTSILREFIGGSCFK from the coding sequence ATGATTGAAGTCTATATTAATGAAAAAAAATACAGTTTTGATAAGGGTATAACCGTTGAGGAGGTTGTAAAGGAAACATACAATGGAAATTATAGAGAAGTAGTGGGGGCAATTGTAAATAATGAAGTAGAATCGTTAAATTACAAATTAAATAACCGGAGTCAGGTTTCTTTTCTTACAATTAATGACGAAAGTGGTAACAGAATTTACCGGAGAAGTTTGTTTTTTCTATTGACCAGGGTTATATATTATTTGTATCCCGGAGCCAAGTTATCCATAGAGCATTCTCTGGGAAATGGAATTTATTGTGAATTAAATAAAAATACACCCATAACCCAGTCAGATCTTATTAAAATAAAAAAGAGAATGGAAGAACTGGTGAGAAAAGACCTGCCTATCAATAAAATAAAGGTAAACAAAGATAAACTGGAGAAAATTTATACAGAGCAGGATTTTTATGATAAAGTTAAGCTAGTTAAACAATTAGATATCTCTCAGTGGCCTGTATATGAGCTCGATGGATTTTATAACTATTTTTATAGTATTCTGGTTCCCAGTACCGGTTATCTGGATAAATTCGATATCCACTTTAAAATGCCGGGATTTATTCTATTATATCCTTTTCCCGGTTCTAATAAAGAGGTTTCAAGGTATGTAGAGCAACCAAAACTTGCCAGTATATTTTATGAATATGAAAAATGGGGAGAGATTATAAATGTAAGTAATGTCAGTGAATTAAACGAAGTAATTACTAATAATGATTATGGGGATATTATCAGAATTACAGAAGCATTACATGAAAAAAAGATCGCTTTAATTGCAGATGAAATTACAGAAAAAATAGATAATAAAAGGGTTATTTTGATTGCTGGCCCATCTTCATCCGGGAAAACTACTTTTGCCCAGAGATTATCAATTCAACTCAGGGTAAATGGATTAAGGCCAGTTGCCATTTCCACCGATGATTATTTTGTTGACCGTGATAAAACGCCACGGGATGAAGAAGGGAACCTTGATTTTGAAGCTATAGAAGCTATTGATTTGAAATTATTTAATGAACATCTGGTAAAACTTCTCCAGGGTGAAGAGGTAGAAATACCGATCTATAATTTTAAAAAGGGAAAGAGGGAACCTGTAGGCAGGCATCTAAAGATTGAGAAAGACCAGCCAATAATTATTGAAGGAATTCACGGTCTTAATGAAAGGTTAACAGCTGTAATTCCTAAGGAATTAAAATATAAAATATATGTAAGTGCCCTGACCCAGTTAAATATAGACCGTCATAACCGGATTCCAACTACCGATAATAGATTAATAAGGAGAATTGTTAGAGATTATTATTTCAGGGGCCATGACGCTGCTAAAACAATTGAATTATGGCCCGCTGTCAGGAGAGGGGAAGAAAAAAACATCTTCCCATACCAGGAAAATGCCGATATTATGTTTAATTCTGCCCTGACCTATGAACTTTCTGTATTGAAAAAATATGCCTTTCCTATTTTAAAAGAAATAAAATCAGGTCAGGATGGTTATTTTGAAGCAAAAAGATTACTGGAAATATTATCGTGTTTTAATAGTTTACCTGATGAAAAAGATATTCCCAGAACATCTATTTTAAGGGAGTTTATAGGGGGGAGTTGTTTTAAATAA
- a CDS encoding MFS transporter has product MNFKLFNFFFYITAAALTYINVYFKKIGFTTGQIGLIQSVPAAISLLVMPLWGMASDYFNSNKRLLIYAITGTIILNLVFLTTEYYWYIFIIMVFFVIFQKPVIPLADALLLNYLGKRGNLYGRYRVWGSIGFTITVWLIGYYLENTNPANLFYINAVALLVALLFILKVPEGKEAIRVNRLKEFTGLLKNMDLFYFLLFTFFIQLTLFSNYTFFPLYVLDNGSRESLIGLALTVGATSEMFIFVYSDNIFRKFKIKSIFMISSIAFTLRWFLLAYFPVSSVFIGSQLLHSLTFGLFHVTAVNYINIICGEDFKATGQNLYATMLGISSIVGNYLGGNIYENMGGNKLYFYWALITLISGLIYYINLSLNKNKTYLVN; this is encoded by the coding sequence ATGAACTTTAAATTATTTAATTTTTTCTTTTATATAACAGCAGCTGCCCTTACTTATATAAATGTTTATTTTAAAAAAATTGGGTTTACTACAGGACAAATTGGTCTTATACAATCTGTTCCTGCAGCAATTTCATTACTCGTAATGCCATTATGGGGTATGGCTTCTGATTATTTTAATTCAAATAAGCGACTACTTATTTATGCCATTACCGGGACAATAATTTTAAATCTGGTTTTTTTAACAACTGAATACTACTGGTATATATTTATTATAATGGTATTTTTTGTTATATTTCAGAAACCTGTTATTCCTCTGGCTGATGCACTATTATTAAACTATCTCGGTAAAAGGGGGAATTTATACGGGCGGTACCGGGTATGGGGTTCTATTGGATTTACCATAACTGTCTGGTTAATTGGATATTACCTTGAAAACACAAATCCAGCAAACCTTTTTTATATAAATGCTGTGGCTCTCCTGGTAGCATTATTATTTATTTTAAAAGTACCGGAAGGCAAAGAGGCAATCAGGGTAAACAGATTGAAAGAATTTACAGGTCTTTTGAAAAACATGGATTTATTTTACTTCCTTCTTTTTACTTTTTTTATCCAGCTGACACTCTTTTCCAATTATACATTTTTTCCACTCTACGTGCTCGATAATGGAAGCAGGGAATCCCTTATTGGCCTTGCTTTAACTGTTGGGGCTACCAGTGAGATGTTTATCTTTGTTTATTCAGATAATATCTTCAGGAAATTTAAAATTAAATCTATTTTTATGATATCTTCCATAGCCTTTACCCTAAGGTGGTTTTTACTGGCCTATTTTCCGGTATCATCTGTTTTCATAGGTTCCCAACTTTTGCACAGTTTAACCTTTGGCTTATTCCATGTTACAGCAGTAAATTATATAAATATTATATGTGGAGAAGACTTTAAGGCGACCGGCCAGAATTTATATGCTACAATGCTGGGAATAAGTAGTATTGTCGGTAATTATCTCGGTGGTAATATATATGAAAATATGGGTGGCAATAAGCTCTACTTTTACTGGGCTTTGATAACTTTAATATCAGGGTTAATTTATTATATAAATCTGTCCCTTAATAAAAATAAAACATATCTAGTAAACTAA
- the ilvE gene encoding branched-chain-amino-acid transaminase, with amino-acid sequence MSRKIYVNGCIVDEKDAKVSVFDHGYLYGDGIFEGIRAYNGRVFKLKEHIERLYKSAKTIMLEIPLTPEEMEEAILETIRANNLMDAYIRVVISRGVGDLGLDPRKCKKPTVVIIASKIKLYDQELYEKGLKVVTIPTRRNGPEMVNPRVKSLNYLNNIMARIEANLAGAPEAIILNDEGYVAECTGDNIFIIEGDELITPPKYAGILRGIKRDVAMEIARDLGLNVKEELFTRYDVFNADECFLTGTAAEVIPVIEVDGRQVGEGKPGKYTKKIIEEFRRIANSTGVTIYPKNEVRVS; translated from the coding sequence TTGAGTAGAAAAATATATGTGAACGGGTGTATTGTAGATGAGAAGGATGCGAAGGTATCGGTATTTGACCATGGTTATTTATATGGAGACGGTATATTTGAGGGTATAAGGGCTTACAATGGCCGTGTTTTTAAATTAAAAGAGCATATTGAGAGGTTATATAAATCTGCTAAAACCATCATGCTCGAGATACCCCTTACCCCTGAAGAAATGGAAGAAGCTATTTTAGAAACAATAAGGGCCAATAATTTAATGGATGCCTATATAAGGGTTGTCATATCCAGGGGGGTCGGAGACCTGGGTTTAGATCCCAGAAAGTGTAAGAAACCAACTGTAGTTATTATTGCCAGTAAAATAAAACTGTATGATCAGGAATTATATGAAAAGGGACTTAAGGTAGTTACCATACCTACCCGGAGAAATGGACCGGAAATGGTTAATCCCAGAGTAAAGTCCCTGAATTATTTAAATAATATTATGGCCAGGATTGAAGCCAATCTGGCCGGTGCTCCTGAAGCAATTATTTTGAACGATGAGGGTTATGTAGCTGAATGTACCGGTGATAATATCTTTATTATTGAAGGTGATGAACTTATTACCCCACCGAAATATGCCGGTATTTTAAGGGGTATAAAGAGGGATGTGGCTATGGAAATAGCCAGGGACCTGGGTTTAAATGTTAAGGAAGAATTATTTACAAGGTATGATGTCTTTAATGCTGATGAATGTTTCCTGACTGGAACTGCTGCAGAAGTAATACCGGTTATTGAAGTTGATGGAAGACAGGTTGGTGAAGGAAAACCGGGTAAATATACCAAAAAAATAATAGAAGAATTTAGGCGGATTGCAAATTCTACAGGAGTTACCATTTATCCCAAAAATGAAGTCAGGGTATCATAG
- a CDS encoding tetratricopeptide repeat protein produces MKKFISKLGLVLLLIMLVTATVAAENLLQKGIKAYNNREYNKAIDYLTSYSAEHKNNHLGYFYLGLTYLKMDEYDLAVDSLKVANKLKENNYNILVNIGRAYYYNKKYDDVITYLNKAKELENKDDQVYNLLGLIYLNRTDYQKAVSNFKKAVELDSDNYYALNNLGFSFILQGKYEEAEIYLEKAVKLNPPVAFIYNNYGITKENLSKLKEALKAYKKALEVNPDYQKAARNVERVKKLIEKGE; encoded by the coding sequence ATGAAAAAGTTTATATCTAAACTGGGTTTGGTTTTATTGTTGATAATGTTAGTAACAGCTACTGTCGCTGCAGAAAATTTATTACAGAAAGGAATTAAAGCCTATAATAATAGGGAGTACAATAAAGCCATTGATTATTTAACCAGTTACTCAGCTGAACATAAGAATAATCATCTTGGTTATTTTTATCTGGGATTGACGTATTTAAAGATGGATGAATATGACCTGGCTGTAGATTCATTAAAAGTAGCCAATAAATTGAAGGAAAATAACTATAATATTCTTGTAAATATAGGAAGGGCATATTATTATAATAAAAAATATGATGATGTTATTACATATTTAAATAAGGCAAAAGAACTGGAAAATAAAGATGATCAGGTCTATAATCTACTGGGGTTAATTTATTTAAACCGTACTGATTATCAGAAAGCTGTTTCTAATTTCAAAAAGGCGGTAGAACTTGATAGTGATAATTATTATGCTTTGAACAATCTTGGCTTTTCTTTTATCCTTCAGGGTAAATACGAAGAAGCAGAGATTTATTTAGAAAAGGCTGTCAAGTTGAACCCTCCGGTAGCTTTTATTTATAATAATTACGGTATTACTAAAGAAAACCTGAGTAAATTAAAAGAAGCATTAAAGGCATATAAAAAGGCCCTTGAGGTTAACCCCGATTATCAGAAAGCTGCCAGAAATGTGGAGAGGGTTAAAAAACTTATTGAAAAAGGAGAATAA
- the nth gene encoding endonuclease III, translating to MASYPYLQELIKYFEDRYPAPDTELNFSTPFELLIATILSAQSTDRQVNKVTKKLFKKYKNPGDFASLDRKTLEREINSIGLYRNKSKYIIEVSNILIKEYGGKVPGTRKELLKLPGVGRKTANVVLACAFNKKTFPVDTHVFRISNRLGLVSAKRTNEAEKQLMEVIPEEKWVDMHHWLIFHGREVCKARNPACHFCELKPFCNYYKKEND from the coding sequence ATGGCAAGTTATCCTTATTTACAGGAACTAATAAAATACTTTGAAGATAGATACCCTGCTCCCGATACTGAACTAAATTTTTCTACTCCCTTTGAATTGCTTATCGCTACAATACTTTCTGCCCAGTCAACGGACAGGCAGGTTAATAAGGTTACAAAAAAATTATTTAAGAAGTATAAAAACCCCGGGGATTTTGCTTCCCTGGATAGAAAAACCCTGGAAAGAGAAATTAACAGTATCGGATTATACCGCAACAAAAGTAAATACATTATTGAGGTCAGTAACATTTTGATAAAAGAATATGGAGGTAAAGTTCCTGGTACCAGAAAAGAGCTTTTAAAATTACCCGGTGTTGGTAGGAAAACTGCCAATGTTGTTCTGGCCTGTGCCTTTAACAAAAAAACTTTTCCGGTTGATACTCATGTCTTCAGGATTTCTAACCGGTTGGGACTGGTGAGTGCTAAAAGGACTAACGAAGCTGAAAAGCAACTGATGGAAGTTATTCCTGAAGAGAAATGGGTTGATATGCACCACTGGCTTATCTTTCATGGCAGGGAAGTCTGTAAAGCCAGGAATCCCGCCTGTCATTTCTGTGAGCTTAAACCATTCTGCAATTATTATAAAAAGGAGAATGATTAG
- a CDS encoding 5' nucleotidase, NT5C type, translating to MNKKIIGVDIDGVITDEGPDDYNVWHKALCNFTGENLKRVKDAYNFTEAYNLSESIIERFLEKNIQQIYRDAKPARKAGEKLNRLIDKGFYIYLITARDEKYRKLTENWLDRHNIPYHTLIHEGDKAPLVRKLGINLFIEDKAENIKEILEYKIPVIVFDRYHNRSLNNNHKKLYRVNNWERAYEIIIRTFNIEKDKERAG from the coding sequence ATGAACAAAAAGATTATCGGAGTAGATATAGATGGTGTCATTACAGATGAAGGACCAGATGATTATAATGTCTGGCATAAGGCCCTCTGTAATTTTACTGGTGAAAACTTAAAAAGGGTTAAAGATGCTTATAATTTCACTGAAGCCTATAACCTGTCAGAATCAATAATTGAAAGATTCCTTGAAAAAAATATACAACAAATTTATAGGGATGCAAAACCGGCCCGGAAGGCTGGAGAAAAACTAAATAGGCTTATAGATAAGGGATTTTATATCTATTTAATAACAGCCAGGGATGAAAAATACAGGAAACTGACTGAAAACTGGCTTGATAGACATAATATACCCTATCATACCCTTATCCATGAGGGTGATAAAGCACCTCTGGTAAGGAAATTGGGAATTAATCTTTTTATAGAAGATAAAGCTGAAAATATTAAAGAAATCCTGGAATATAAAATTCCTGTAATTGTATTTGATAGATATCATAACAGGTCTTTAAATAATAACCATAAAAAATTATATCGTGTTAACAACTGGGAAAGGGCCTATGAAATTATCATCAGAACCTTTAATATAGAGAAAGATAAAGAGAGGGCCGGTTAG
- the queG gene encoding tRNA epoxyqueuosine(34) reductase QueG has protein sequence MDLTTMIKAKARDIGFDIVGITSAAPLLKAREVLEKRKEAGQLPGFTDEDILLSTTPRMHLEDARSIIALAMSYASKVEFDEEVYIALYARGKDYHTIMRNKMNELIDFIKNINPESNCKSFVDTGPLLDKEIAARAGLGWIGKNNLLINPEYGSFLVLGEILTSLELKYDNPIENGCKNCQACIQMCPTGALKPYYLDLSRCRSNITQKTGILSEEEKKAIGENLWGCDSCQMVCPYNENLPLDLHPEYRPVLPGKIEEVLGLTKKNMGDQWKNSPMMWRGTNIIKRNALINLVNLYNKGVNITDVLEIIKKGLKSPSPVVRITAAWAAGKIKARELKDFILKLLKSEKDKVVENYFKKVIKRLNQ, from the coding sequence ATGGATTTAACTACAATGATAAAAGCAAAAGCCAGGGATATAGGGTTTGATATAGTGGGTATAACTTCTGCCGCTCCGTTACTAAAAGCCCGGGAGGTACTGGAAAAGCGGAAGGAGGCCGGGCAATTACCAGGTTTTACTGATGAAGATATTTTATTATCAACCACCCCCCGGATGCACCTGGAGGATGCCAGGTCCATCATAGCCCTGGCAATGTCCTATGCCAGTAAAGTAGAGTTTGATGAGGAGGTTTATATTGCCCTTTATGCCCGGGGTAAGGATTATCACACTATTATGAGGAATAAAATGAATGAGCTTATTGACTTTATAAAAAATATAAATCCAGAGTCTAACTGTAAATCATTTGTAGATACCGGACCATTACTGGATAAAGAAATAGCAGCCCGGGCAGGCCTGGGATGGATCGGGAAAAATAATTTATTAATCAACCCTGAATATGGTTCATTCCTGGTTTTGGGGGAAATATTAACCAGTCTGGAGTTAAAATATGATAATCCCATAGAAAATGGGTGTAAAAACTGTCAGGCCTGTATTCAAATGTGCCCAACAGGGGCATTAAAACCCTATTACCTGGATTTATCGCGCTGTAGAAGTAATATCACCCAAAAGACAGGTATATTATCTGAAGAAGAAAAAAAGGCTATTGGTGAAAACCTCTGGGGTTGCGATTCGTGCCAGATGGTTTGTCCTTATAACGAAAACCTTCCTCTGGACTTACATCCAGAATATAGACCGGTCCTCCCGGGAAAAATAGAAGAAGTCTTAGGTCTGACAAAGAAAAATATGGGAGATCAATGGAAGAACTCACCCATGATGTGGAGAGGGACTAATATAATTAAAAGAAATGCCTTAATAAACCTGGTCAATTTATATAACAAAGGAGTAAATATAACAGATGTGCTGGAAATTATTAAAAAGGGGTTAAAGAGTCCTTCTCCGGTTGTCCGAATCACTGCAGCGTGGGCTGCCGGTAAAATTAAGGCCAGGGAATTAAAGGACTTTATTTTAAAGTTATTGAAATCAGAAAAAGATAAGGTTGTAGAAAATTATTTTAAAAAGGTTATAAAAAGATTAAATCAATAA